In one window of Denticeps clupeoides chromosome 2, fDenClu1.1, whole genome shotgun sequence DNA:
- the foxi1 gene encoding forkhead box protein I1, producing MNAFGQQPSNQHHSAQELLDMAVYCDNLGMYQQNLHHHHPQRPPGPTSNYGLGEYGSAPANPYLWLNGPGINSSPYLSNGAGAPYIQPGYGGSNQRQFLSSPAGFGGSDLGWLSIPGQQELFRMVRPPYSYSALIAMAIQSAQDKKLTLSQIYQYVAENFPFYKKSKAGWQNSIRHNLSLNDCFKKVARDEDDPGKGNYWTLDPNCEKMFDNGNFRRKRKRRSDTNGTIIPVKSEDATPNKLSDASSVLSASPQSLQNSPSSSDSRSSPSHSLENSPCFSSFVSGMNTATAAHGRGRDFGATMLGDLSQNRETMSGLDSYSPTQGVPLNNDLGSNRLNYYPTSNSSGLNQLANHFTVNHLIYSRDGTEV from the exons ATGAACGCTTTCGGACAGCAGCCCTCGAACCAGCACCACAGCGCGCAGGAGCTCCTGGACATGGCCGTGTACTGCGACAACCTGGGCATGTACCAGCAgaacctccaccaccaccacccgcaGAGGCCACCCGGGCCCACCTCCAACTACGGACTCGGGGAGTACGGCTCGGCACCCGCCAACCCCTACCTGTGGCTCAACGGCCCGGGCATCAACTCGTCCCCGTACCTCTCCAACGGCGCCGGCGCGCCCTACATCCAGCCGGGCTACGGCGGCTCAAACCAGCGCCAGTTCCTCAGCTCCCCCGCGGGCTTCGGGGGCTCCGACCTGGGCTGGCTGTCCATCCCCGGCCAGCAGGAGCTGTTCCGGATGGTGAGACCCCCGTACTCGTACTCCGCGCTCATCGCCATGGCCATCCAGAGCGCGCAGGACAAGAAGCTGACGCTCAGCCAGATCTACCAGTACGTGGCCGAGAACTTCCCGTTCTACAAGAAGAGCAAAGCCGGGTGGCAGAACTCCATCCGCCACAACCTGTCGCTCAATGACTGCTTCAAGAAAGTGGCTCGGGACGAGGATGACCCTG GGAAAGGTAATTACTGGACTCTGGACCCCAACTGTGAGAAGATGTTTGACAACGGGAActtcaggaggaagaggaagagacgATCGGACACAAACGGCACCATCATACCGGTCAAGTCAGAGGACGCCACACCCAACAAACTCTCGGATGCCTCCAGTGTCCTCAGCGCCTCCCCTCAGAGCCTCCAGAACTCCCCCAGCTCCAGCGACTCCAGGTCCTCCCCGTCCCACTCGCTGGAGAACAGCCCCTGCTTCAGCAGCTTCGTCTCTGGCATGAACACGGCCACCGCCGCCCACGGCAGGGGAAGGGACTTTGGTGCCACGATGTTGGGGGACTTATCCCAGAACAGGGAGACAATGTCAGGACTCGACTCCTACTCCCCTACCCAGGGCGTCCCCCTGAACAACGACTTGGGGTCCAACAGACTCAACTACTATCCCACGTCCAACAGCAGCGGCCTCAACCAACTCGCCAACCACTTCACTGTTAACCACCTCATCTACAGTCGGGATGGGACTGAggtttag